The following are encoded together in the Anoplopoma fimbria isolate UVic2021 breed Golden Eagle Sablefish chromosome 13, Afim_UVic_2022, whole genome shotgun sequence genome:
- the LOC129101309 gene encoding alpha-(1,3)-fucosyltransferase 7-like isoform X2 produces MAFLHIYIFDEKLYLQKSHKQATPQRNISILLWHWPFGRSYSLDGDKCLEMYNIRGCYLTDDTSAFPTADVVVFHHKELTRGLSSVLPLHLDRPASQRWAWLSMEPPINNANLTQLNGFFNLTMSYRRDADISIPYGKTVLGGDELGFKAATNHSCLVSWVVSRYRPHQARTGVYQSLKKYIPIEVYGKWNKKPLSNKKLLPTIANCIFYLSFENSETKDYISEKLWRNAFQSGAVPVVLGPSRATYEALAPPGSFIHVADFNSTADLAAYLKRVALDRQAYESYFQWHHTHRIKTYTDWRERLCQICVRYPSLPAHRVYRDLESWVNT; encoded by the exons ATGGCATTTCTTCATATTTA CATCTTTGACGAGAAACTCTACCTGCAGAAAAGTCACAAACAAGCTACTCCTCAGAGAAACATCAGCATCCTGCTGTGGCACTGGCCCTTCGGCCGGTCCTACAGTCTTGACGGAGACAAATGTCTGGAGATGTACAACATCAGGGGTTGTTACCTCACTGATGACACATCGGCCTTCCCCACCGCTGACGTGGTGGTCTTCCACCACAAGGAGCTGACAAGAGGCCTGTCGTCCGTCCTGCCCCTGCACCTGGACCGCCCAGCCTCTCAGCGGTGGGCATGGCTGTCCATGGAGCCTCCCATCAACAATGCAAACCTCACCCAGCTCAACGGCTTCTTCAATCTGACGATGAGCTACAGACGTGACGCAGACATATCCATCCCTTACGGAAAGACCGTGTTAGGGGGCGATGAGCTGGGCTTCAAGGCTGCTACCAATCACTCCTGCCTTGTCAGCTGGGTGGTCAGCAGATATCGGCCTCACCAAGCTCGTACCGGAGTTTATCAGAGTCTAAAGAAGTACATCCCAATAGAGGTGTACGGAAAGTGGAACAAGAAACCTCTATCAAACAAGAAGCTGCTGCCCACAATTGCcaattgtattttttacctGTCCTTTGAGAACTCTGAGACAAAGGACTACATCAGTGAGAAGCTCTGGAGGAACGCCTTCCAGTCAGGGGCTGTGCCGGTAGTCCTCGGCCCCAGCAGGGCCACCTATGAGGCCCTGGCCCCCCCTGGCTCCTTTATCCATGTGGCTGATTTCAACAGCACTGCAGATCTGGCCGCCTATCTGAAACGTGTAGCTCTAGACAGGCAGGCCTACGAGAGCTACTTCCAGTGGCATCACACTCACAGAATAAAAACGTACACTGACTGGAGAGAAAGGCTGTGTCAGATCTGTGTTCGATACCCCAGTCTACCCGCCCATAGAGTCTATCGGGACCTGGAGAGCTGGGTTAACACCTAA
- the LOC129101309 gene encoding alpha-(1,3)-fucosyltransferase 7-like isoform X1: protein MKASEFRAFLLLLLLFTSLSSLLYYSIFDEKLYLQKSHKQATPQRNISILLWHWPFGRSYSLDGDKCLEMYNIRGCYLTDDTSAFPTADVVVFHHKELTRGLSSVLPLHLDRPASQRWAWLSMEPPINNANLTQLNGFFNLTMSYRRDADISIPYGKTVLGGDELGFKAATNHSCLVSWVVSRYRPHQARTGVYQSLKKYIPIEVYGKWNKKPLSNKKLLPTIANCIFYLSFENSETKDYISEKLWRNAFQSGAVPVVLGPSRATYEALAPPGSFIHVADFNSTADLAAYLKRVALDRQAYESYFQWHHTHRIKTYTDWRERLCQICVRYPSLPAHRVYRDLESWVNT from the coding sequence ATGAAAGCATCTGAATTCCgagccttcctcctcctccttctccttttcaCATCTCTCTCATCCCTGCTCTATTACAGCATCTTTGACGAGAAACTCTACCTGCAGAAAAGTCACAAACAAGCTACTCCTCAGAGAAACATCAGCATCCTGCTGTGGCACTGGCCCTTCGGCCGGTCCTACAGTCTTGACGGAGACAAATGTCTGGAGATGTACAACATCAGGGGTTGTTACCTCACTGATGACACATCGGCCTTCCCCACCGCTGACGTGGTGGTCTTCCACCACAAGGAGCTGACAAGAGGCCTGTCGTCCGTCCTGCCCCTGCACCTGGACCGCCCAGCCTCTCAGCGGTGGGCATGGCTGTCCATGGAGCCTCCCATCAACAATGCAAACCTCACCCAGCTCAACGGCTTCTTCAATCTGACGATGAGCTACAGACGTGACGCAGACATATCCATCCCTTACGGAAAGACCGTGTTAGGGGGCGATGAGCTGGGCTTCAAGGCTGCTACCAATCACTCCTGCCTTGTCAGCTGGGTGGTCAGCAGATATCGGCCTCACCAAGCTCGTACCGGAGTTTATCAGAGTCTAAAGAAGTACATCCCAATAGAGGTGTACGGAAAGTGGAACAAGAAACCTCTATCAAACAAGAAGCTGCTGCCCACAATTGCcaattgtattttttacctGTCCTTTGAGAACTCTGAGACAAAGGACTACATCAGTGAGAAGCTCTGGAGGAACGCCTTCCAGTCAGGGGCTGTGCCGGTAGTCCTCGGCCCCAGCAGGGCCACCTATGAGGCCCTGGCCCCCCCTGGCTCCTTTATCCATGTGGCTGATTTCAACAGCACTGCAGATCTGGCCGCCTATCTGAAACGTGTAGCTCTAGACAGGCAGGCCTACGAGAGCTACTTCCAGTGGCATCACACTCACAGAATAAAAACGTACACTGACTGGAGAGAAAGGCTGTGTCAGATCTGTGTTCGATACCCCAGTCTACCCGCCCATAGAGTCTATCGGGACCTGGAGAGCTGGGTTAACACCTAA